In one window of Denticeps clupeoides chromosome 2, fDenClu1.1, whole genome shotgun sequence DNA:
- the dixdc1a gene encoding dixin-A isoform X1: MGAKQMKCLSASSPTHTAKEERIIGSEDQGGAGTQHGEAEENTEDVEKSSLSESLHDAEPAGTEEEVTWEEQLFTQQEQLEKDMQETRTMVTRLQAILLHGSLPEDEQGVSLSFGDSSFNAEQQLSASSSLKILIRSRLDQSMEESLDLKRELLRYKQETRNLQAVKDVLQQRMSVQEDSVLELKQELLRSSMAREELAGQNVDLQRKLSDRNKLLSEYKKELSQKERLLQQQQSKLDEALRKMNPSSHQKLSRYENNGYSHRTETTTHQPSDELQLVRDALRSLRNSFSGHDPQHHTLDTLEQGVASLMDRLHRQERQDSEKSPGRRANHTDRESWPPSSKIAHSHSSPVLSSAVSTKVLYFTERSLTPFLVHIPKRLGEVTLQDFKAAVDRHGSFRYHFKALDPEFGTVKEEVFQDEAIVPGWEGKIVAWVEEDRSEARLN; this comes from the exons ATGGGAGCCAAACAGATGAAATG CCTCAGTGCCTCTAGTCCAACTCACACCGCAAAAGAGGAGCGGATCATCGGCTCTGAGGATCAGGGGGGAGCAGGAACTCAGCATGGGGAGGCAGAGGAGAACACAG AAGATGTTGAGAAATCTTCTCTCAGTGAGTCACTCCATGATGCTGAACCTGCTGGGACAGAAGAGGAGGTGACCTGGGAAGAGCAACTGTTCACACAGCAGGAGCAACTGGAGAAGGACATGCAGGAAACCAGGACAATGGTCACCCGTCTGCAG GCCATTCTGCTCCATGGCTCCCTTCCTGAAGATGAGCAGGGCGTGTCATTGAGCTTTGGAGATTCCTCTTTTAATGCAGAACAACAGCTG TCTGCTTCCTCCTCTCTGAAGATTTTAATCCGCAGTCGTCTGGACCAGAGCATGGAGGAATCGCTGGACCTCAAG AGGGAACTCCTACGATACAAGCAGGAAACACGAAACCTTCAGGCAGTCAAG GACGTCCTGCAGCAGCGCATGTCAGTGCAGGAGGACTCGGTCCTGGAGCTTAAGCAGGAGTTGCTGAGGTCCAGCATGGCCAGAGAGGAGCTAGCTGGCCAGAAT GTGGATCTCCAGAGAAAACTGAGTGATCGGAACAAGCTGCTGAGTGAATATAAA AAAGAACTCAGCCAGAAAGAACGtctactgcagcagcagcagagtaaGCTAGATGAAGCACTGCGCAAAATGAACCCCAGCAGCCATCAAAAG TTGTCCAGATATGAGAATAATGGATACAGCCACCGGACCGAGACGACCACGCACCAGCCA AGTGACGAGCTGCAGTTGGTACGTGATGCTCTCAGAAGTTTGAGGAACAGCTTCAGTGGTCACGACCCCCAACACCACACCCTGGACACTCTTGAACAGGGCGTGGCTAGTCTGATGGACCGCCTACACCGGCAGGAGAGACAG GACTCTGAAAAGTCACCTGGACGCAGAGCCAATCACACAGACCGGGAGTCCTGGCCACCCAGCTCCA AAATAGCCCACTCCCACAGCAGCCCGGTGCTGAGCTCGGCTGTGtccaccaaagtgctgtacttCACAGAGCGCTCCCTCACACCCTTCCTTGTACACATCCCCAAGAG ACTTGGAGAGGTGACCCTACAGGACTTCAAGGCGGCTGTGGACAGACATGGCAGTTTCAGATACCACTTCAAAGCGCTGGACCCTGAGTTCGGCACAGTGAAAGAGGAG GTGTTCCAGGATGAAGCAATAGTTCCAGGATGGGAGGGGAAGATTGTGGCCTGGGTTGAGGAGGACCGCAGTGAGGCCAGACTGAACTGA
- the dixdc1a gene encoding dixin-A isoform X4: MGAKQMKCLSASSPTHTAKEERIIGSEDQGGAGTQHGEAEENTEDVEKSSLSESLHDAEPAGTEEEVTWEEQLFTQQEQLEKDMQETRTMVTRLQAILLHGSLPEDEQGVSLSFGDSSFNAEQQLILIRSRLDQSMEESLDLKRELLRYKQETRNLQAVKDVLQQRMSVQEDSVLELKQELLRSSMAREELAGQNVDLQRKLSDRNKLLSEYKKELSQKERLLQQQQSKLDEALRKMNPSSHQKLSRYENNGYSHRTETTTHQPSDELQLVRDALRSLRNSFSGHDPQHHTLDTLEQGVASLMDRLHRQERQDSEKSPGRRANHTDRESWPPSSKIAHSHSSPVLSSAVSTKVLYFTERSLTPFLVHIPKRLGEVTLQDFKAAVDRHGSFRYHFKALDPEFGTVKEEVFQDEAIVPGWEGKIVAWVEEDRSEARLN, from the exons ATGGGAGCCAAACAGATGAAATG CCTCAGTGCCTCTAGTCCAACTCACACCGCAAAAGAGGAGCGGATCATCGGCTCTGAGGATCAGGGGGGAGCAGGAACTCAGCATGGGGAGGCAGAGGAGAACACAG AAGATGTTGAGAAATCTTCTCTCAGTGAGTCACTCCATGATGCTGAACCTGCTGGGACAGAAGAGGAGGTGACCTGGGAAGAGCAACTGTTCACACAGCAGGAGCAACTGGAGAAGGACATGCAGGAAACCAGGACAATGGTCACCCGTCTGCAG GCCATTCTGCTCCATGGCTCCCTTCCTGAAGATGAGCAGGGCGTGTCATTGAGCTTTGGAGATTCCTCTTTTAATGCAGAACAACAGCTG ATTTTAATCCGCAGTCGTCTGGACCAGAGCATGGAGGAATCGCTGGACCTCAAG AGGGAACTCCTACGATACAAGCAGGAAACACGAAACCTTCAGGCAGTCAAG GACGTCCTGCAGCAGCGCATGTCAGTGCAGGAGGACTCGGTCCTGGAGCTTAAGCAGGAGTTGCTGAGGTCCAGCATGGCCAGAGAGGAGCTAGCTGGCCAGAAT GTGGATCTCCAGAGAAAACTGAGTGATCGGAACAAGCTGCTGAGTGAATATAAA AAAGAACTCAGCCAGAAAGAACGtctactgcagcagcagcagagtaaGCTAGATGAAGCACTGCGCAAAATGAACCCCAGCAGCCATCAAAAG TTGTCCAGATATGAGAATAATGGATACAGCCACCGGACCGAGACGACCACGCACCAGCCA AGTGACGAGCTGCAGTTGGTACGTGATGCTCTCAGAAGTTTGAGGAACAGCTTCAGTGGTCACGACCCCCAACACCACACCCTGGACACTCTTGAACAGGGCGTGGCTAGTCTGATGGACCGCCTACACCGGCAGGAGAGACAG GACTCTGAAAAGTCACCTGGACGCAGAGCCAATCACACAGACCGGGAGTCCTGGCCACCCAGCTCCA AAATAGCCCACTCCCACAGCAGCCCGGTGCTGAGCTCGGCTGTGtccaccaaagtgctgtacttCACAGAGCGCTCCCTCACACCCTTCCTTGTACACATCCCCAAGAG ACTTGGAGAGGTGACCCTACAGGACTTCAAGGCGGCTGTGGACAGACATGGCAGTTTCAGATACCACTTCAAAGCGCTGGACCCTGAGTTCGGCACAGTGAAAGAGGAG GTGTTCCAGGATGAAGCAATAGTTCCAGGATGGGAGGGGAAGATTGTGGCCTGGGTTGAGGAGGACCGCAGTGAGGCCAGACTGAACTGA
- the dixdc1a gene encoding dixin-A isoform X2 — MGAKQMKCLSASSPTHTAKEERIIGSEDQGGAGTQHGEAEENTDVEKSSLSESLHDAEPAGTEEEVTWEEQLFTQQEQLEKDMQETRTMVTRLQAILLHGSLPEDEQGVSLSFGDSSFNAEQQLSASSSLKILIRSRLDQSMEESLDLKRELLRYKQETRNLQAVKDVLQQRMSVQEDSVLELKQELLRSSMAREELAGQNVDLQRKLSDRNKLLSEYKKELSQKERLLQQQQSKLDEALRKMNPSSHQKLSRYENNGYSHRTETTTHQPSDELQLVRDALRSLRNSFSGHDPQHHTLDTLEQGVASLMDRLHRQERQDSEKSPGRRANHTDRESWPPSSKIAHSHSSPVLSSAVSTKVLYFTERSLTPFLVHIPKRLGEVTLQDFKAAVDRHGSFRYHFKALDPEFGTVKEEVFQDEAIVPGWEGKIVAWVEEDRSEARLN; from the exons ATGGGAGCCAAACAGATGAAATG CCTCAGTGCCTCTAGTCCAACTCACACCGCAAAAGAGGAGCGGATCATCGGCTCTGAGGATCAGGGGGGAGCAGGAACTCAGCATGGGGAGGCAGAGGAGAACACAG ATGTTGAGAAATCTTCTCTCAGTGAGTCACTCCATGATGCTGAACCTGCTGGGACAGAAGAGGAGGTGACCTGGGAAGAGCAACTGTTCACACAGCAGGAGCAACTGGAGAAGGACATGCAGGAAACCAGGACAATGGTCACCCGTCTGCAG GCCATTCTGCTCCATGGCTCCCTTCCTGAAGATGAGCAGGGCGTGTCATTGAGCTTTGGAGATTCCTCTTTTAATGCAGAACAACAGCTG TCTGCTTCCTCCTCTCTGAAGATTTTAATCCGCAGTCGTCTGGACCAGAGCATGGAGGAATCGCTGGACCTCAAG AGGGAACTCCTACGATACAAGCAGGAAACACGAAACCTTCAGGCAGTCAAG GACGTCCTGCAGCAGCGCATGTCAGTGCAGGAGGACTCGGTCCTGGAGCTTAAGCAGGAGTTGCTGAGGTCCAGCATGGCCAGAGAGGAGCTAGCTGGCCAGAAT GTGGATCTCCAGAGAAAACTGAGTGATCGGAACAAGCTGCTGAGTGAATATAAA AAAGAACTCAGCCAGAAAGAACGtctactgcagcagcagcagagtaaGCTAGATGAAGCACTGCGCAAAATGAACCCCAGCAGCCATCAAAAG TTGTCCAGATATGAGAATAATGGATACAGCCACCGGACCGAGACGACCACGCACCAGCCA AGTGACGAGCTGCAGTTGGTACGTGATGCTCTCAGAAGTTTGAGGAACAGCTTCAGTGGTCACGACCCCCAACACCACACCCTGGACACTCTTGAACAGGGCGTGGCTAGTCTGATGGACCGCCTACACCGGCAGGAGAGACAG GACTCTGAAAAGTCACCTGGACGCAGAGCCAATCACACAGACCGGGAGTCCTGGCCACCCAGCTCCA AAATAGCCCACTCCCACAGCAGCCCGGTGCTGAGCTCGGCTGTGtccaccaaagtgctgtacttCACAGAGCGCTCCCTCACACCCTTCCTTGTACACATCCCCAAGAG ACTTGGAGAGGTGACCCTACAGGACTTCAAGGCGGCTGTGGACAGACATGGCAGTTTCAGATACCACTTCAAAGCGCTGGACCCTGAGTTCGGCACAGTGAAAGAGGAG GTGTTCCAGGATGAAGCAATAGTTCCAGGATGGGAGGGGAAGATTGTGGCCTGGGTTGAGGAGGACCGCAGTGAGGCCAGACTGAACTGA
- the dixdc1a gene encoding dixin-A isoform X5 → MGAKQMKCLSASSPTHTAKEERIIGSEDQGGAGTQHGEAEENTEDVEKSSLSESLHDAEPAGTEEEVTWEEQLFTQQEQLEKDMQETRTMVTRLQAILLHGSLPEDEQGVSLSFGDSSFNAEQQLILIRSRLDQSMEESLDLKRELLRYKQETRNLQAVKQRMSVQEDSVLELKQELLRSSMAREELAGQNVDLQRKLSDRNKLLSEYKKELSQKERLLQQQQSKLDEALRKMNPSSHQKLSRYENNGYSHRTETTTHQPSDELQLVRDALRSLRNSFSGHDPQHHTLDTLEQGVASLMDRLHRQERQDSEKSPGRRANHTDRESWPPSSKIAHSHSSPVLSSAVSTKVLYFTERSLTPFLVHIPKRLGEVTLQDFKAAVDRHGSFRYHFKALDPEFGTVKEEVFQDEAIVPGWEGKIVAWVEEDRSEARLN, encoded by the exons ATGGGAGCCAAACAGATGAAATG CCTCAGTGCCTCTAGTCCAACTCACACCGCAAAAGAGGAGCGGATCATCGGCTCTGAGGATCAGGGGGGAGCAGGAACTCAGCATGGGGAGGCAGAGGAGAACACAG AAGATGTTGAGAAATCTTCTCTCAGTGAGTCACTCCATGATGCTGAACCTGCTGGGACAGAAGAGGAGGTGACCTGGGAAGAGCAACTGTTCACACAGCAGGAGCAACTGGAGAAGGACATGCAGGAAACCAGGACAATGGTCACCCGTCTGCAG GCCATTCTGCTCCATGGCTCCCTTCCTGAAGATGAGCAGGGCGTGTCATTGAGCTTTGGAGATTCCTCTTTTAATGCAGAACAACAGCTG ATTTTAATCCGCAGTCGTCTGGACCAGAGCATGGAGGAATCGCTGGACCTCAAG AGGGAACTCCTACGATACAAGCAGGAAACACGAAACCTTCAGGCAGTCAAG CAGCGCATGTCAGTGCAGGAGGACTCGGTCCTGGAGCTTAAGCAGGAGTTGCTGAGGTCCAGCATGGCCAGAGAGGAGCTAGCTGGCCAGAAT GTGGATCTCCAGAGAAAACTGAGTGATCGGAACAAGCTGCTGAGTGAATATAAA AAAGAACTCAGCCAGAAAGAACGtctactgcagcagcagcagagtaaGCTAGATGAAGCACTGCGCAAAATGAACCCCAGCAGCCATCAAAAG TTGTCCAGATATGAGAATAATGGATACAGCCACCGGACCGAGACGACCACGCACCAGCCA AGTGACGAGCTGCAGTTGGTACGTGATGCTCTCAGAAGTTTGAGGAACAGCTTCAGTGGTCACGACCCCCAACACCACACCCTGGACACTCTTGAACAGGGCGTGGCTAGTCTGATGGACCGCCTACACCGGCAGGAGAGACAG GACTCTGAAAAGTCACCTGGACGCAGAGCCAATCACACAGACCGGGAGTCCTGGCCACCCAGCTCCA AAATAGCCCACTCCCACAGCAGCCCGGTGCTGAGCTCGGCTGTGtccaccaaagtgctgtacttCACAGAGCGCTCCCTCACACCCTTCCTTGTACACATCCCCAAGAG ACTTGGAGAGGTGACCCTACAGGACTTCAAGGCGGCTGTGGACAGACATGGCAGTTTCAGATACCACTTCAAAGCGCTGGACCCTGAGTTCGGCACAGTGAAAGAGGAG GTGTTCCAGGATGAAGCAATAGTTCCAGGATGGGAGGGGAAGATTGTGGCCTGGGTTGAGGAGGACCGCAGTGAGGCCAGACTGAACTGA
- the dixdc1a gene encoding dixin-A isoform X3, which yields MGAKQMKCLSASSPTHTAKEERIIGSEDQGGAGTQHGEAEENTEDVEKSSLSESLHDAEPAGTEEEVTWEEQLFTQQEQLEKDMQETRTMVTRLQAILLHGSLPEDEQGVSLSFGDSSFNAEQQLSASSSLKILIRSRLDQSMEESLDLKRELLRYKQETRNLQAVKQRMSVQEDSVLELKQELLRSSMAREELAGQNVDLQRKLSDRNKLLSEYKKELSQKERLLQQQQSKLDEALRKMNPSSHQKLSRYENNGYSHRTETTTHQPSDELQLVRDALRSLRNSFSGHDPQHHTLDTLEQGVASLMDRLHRQERQDSEKSPGRRANHTDRESWPPSSKIAHSHSSPVLSSAVSTKVLYFTERSLTPFLVHIPKRLGEVTLQDFKAAVDRHGSFRYHFKALDPEFGTVKEEVFQDEAIVPGWEGKIVAWVEEDRSEARLN from the exons ATGGGAGCCAAACAGATGAAATG CCTCAGTGCCTCTAGTCCAACTCACACCGCAAAAGAGGAGCGGATCATCGGCTCTGAGGATCAGGGGGGAGCAGGAACTCAGCATGGGGAGGCAGAGGAGAACACAG AAGATGTTGAGAAATCTTCTCTCAGTGAGTCACTCCATGATGCTGAACCTGCTGGGACAGAAGAGGAGGTGACCTGGGAAGAGCAACTGTTCACACAGCAGGAGCAACTGGAGAAGGACATGCAGGAAACCAGGACAATGGTCACCCGTCTGCAG GCCATTCTGCTCCATGGCTCCCTTCCTGAAGATGAGCAGGGCGTGTCATTGAGCTTTGGAGATTCCTCTTTTAATGCAGAACAACAGCTG TCTGCTTCCTCCTCTCTGAAGATTTTAATCCGCAGTCGTCTGGACCAGAGCATGGAGGAATCGCTGGACCTCAAG AGGGAACTCCTACGATACAAGCAGGAAACACGAAACCTTCAGGCAGTCAAG CAGCGCATGTCAGTGCAGGAGGACTCGGTCCTGGAGCTTAAGCAGGAGTTGCTGAGGTCCAGCATGGCCAGAGAGGAGCTAGCTGGCCAGAAT GTGGATCTCCAGAGAAAACTGAGTGATCGGAACAAGCTGCTGAGTGAATATAAA AAAGAACTCAGCCAGAAAGAACGtctactgcagcagcagcagagtaaGCTAGATGAAGCACTGCGCAAAATGAACCCCAGCAGCCATCAAAAG TTGTCCAGATATGAGAATAATGGATACAGCCACCGGACCGAGACGACCACGCACCAGCCA AGTGACGAGCTGCAGTTGGTACGTGATGCTCTCAGAAGTTTGAGGAACAGCTTCAGTGGTCACGACCCCCAACACCACACCCTGGACACTCTTGAACAGGGCGTGGCTAGTCTGATGGACCGCCTACACCGGCAGGAGAGACAG GACTCTGAAAAGTCACCTGGACGCAGAGCCAATCACACAGACCGGGAGTCCTGGCCACCCAGCTCCA AAATAGCCCACTCCCACAGCAGCCCGGTGCTGAGCTCGGCTGTGtccaccaaagtgctgtacttCACAGAGCGCTCCCTCACACCCTTCCTTGTACACATCCCCAAGAG ACTTGGAGAGGTGACCCTACAGGACTTCAAGGCGGCTGTGGACAGACATGGCAGTTTCAGATACCACTTCAAAGCGCTGGACCCTGAGTTCGGCACAGTGAAAGAGGAG GTGTTCCAGGATGAAGCAATAGTTCCAGGATGGGAGGGGAAGATTGTGGCCTGGGTTGAGGAGGACCGCAGTGAGGCCAGACTGAACTGA